One Streptomyces sp. CG4 genomic window, CTGTCCGTCGAGGAGCGCGGAGGGCCAGTCGCGGGCGTACGACGGCGGCCGGGTGCCCGGGGGTACCAGTGTGGCGACCGGCATGCTGCGGGCGGTGCCGGCGATGCGGTCCGCGGTGCTGTTGGCATTGGGCCCGTCGGTGGCGGCCGAGGAGCAACCGGTGTAGAAGGCGACGGGGATGGCGTCGTCCCCGGTGAGCAGGCAGGGCGGGCGGACGCCGAGCCGGTGCAGGTCGGAGGCCGTGCGGGACCAGGCGCGGTGGTCCGTGGTGGTGCTGTTCGCCGTGTGCACGAGGACGGCCAGCTGCACCGCGAGATGGGCGGCGAGCCCGAGGCAGATCAGGGTCGTGACGGGCGCGCGCCAGGGCCGGCGCGCGGCGGTGAAGAGATGCCCGAGCGCGTCGGCGACCGGGAGCGCGAGCAGGGCGTAGGCCGGAAGCAGGAAGCGGGGAGCCGCGTAGCCGATGAGGAACAGATACGGGAAGGCCGCGCTCACCGCGCAGGCGAGCGGGAGCGCCGTGGCCGCCGGGCGCCGGGCGCGGACCGCGACGACGAGCCCGAGTGCGGCGAGCACGGGCAGCGTGAACCACCAGACGGTGACCGCCGGATCGGGCAGAGGGCCGGTGCACGGCCGGCACAGGGTTTCGCCGCCGAGGCTGCGCAGCTGGTCGGTGACGGCGAGGTGCCAGCCGAGGCCGCCCTGGATCGCCGAGCCCACGGACAGACGATGCAGCAGGCCGCCGTAGCGGACGTAGGCCTCGATCACCCACTCGGCGGCGCCGGCCGCGAGCCCGGCGAGCAGCACCGCGAGGGCCCGCCAGCGGCGGCGGGCGAGGCCGAGGGCGAGGAGCGGCAGCGCCGCCCAGACGGCGTCCGTGGGCCGCATCCACGCCATGAGCGCGGCACTCGCCGCCAGACCCCACCACGCCCGGCGCCCCGCTCCGTCGCGGGCTTGCAGGAAACAGGCGACGGCGGCCGAGGCGCCCACCGCGACCCAGTAGTTGGGCATGGCCTGCGGGCCGTAGAACAGGGTCACCCAGAGGGAGGCGAACAGGGCGCTGGCGAGGGCGAGGACACGGGCCGGGAACAGGCCGCGCCAGGCGCGCAGGGCCAGGAACAGAGCGAGGCCGGACAGGACCGCGAGGTAGATCCGCAGCAGCGCGGTGGACGAGGACCAGGCGGTGACGGGCGCGACGAGCAGGGAGATGCCGCGCGCCCGGGGTGCGCTGAAGAAGGCGGCGGGGGCGTGGGCGCTGACCTGGCTGACGTACACCGTCTCGTCCCAGCCGAGACCCATGCCGGGCCCTACGAGGAACAGTTGGGCCAGGGTGAAGGCGGCCGCCACCGCCGCGAGCGCGGCCGTGGCACGGGAGGCCCGGGCGCCCTCCAAACCGCGCTGCGGGCGCTCGCGCCGCATCCCGGCGAGTGTGGCGTGCACGCTGCCGGTCATCATCACCCTTCTGCCCCCGCGGCGTGCGGGACCCCTGCCACCCTACAGTTTGTAGGGCTGAGGGCGGGAGCCGGGAAGACACCGCCGAGCAACACGAACACACCGCCCAACCGAGGGAAAAACATCGACAAAGTACCCCGATTTCCTGTCTCCTGCCGGGCGGACAGGGCCATCCGGCCCATGGCACTACGCGCTGTAAGGTTGGCGCATGGCTGGCACAGGGTCCCGCGGCAGGGCGGAGCGGCGCAGCGCCGGTGAGCTGGAGAGTGAGGTGCTGGCCGCACTGTGGGCCACCGAGCGGCCGCTGACCCCGGCGGAGATCCAGGCTGAGATCGACGGCGGGCTCGCCTACAACACGGTGCACACCATCCTCAAACGCCTCTACGACAAGGGCCTGGTGCTGCGAGACGCCGACGGGCGGCGCGGAGCGTACCGGCCGGCGAAGAACGCGGCCGAGCTGACCGCCGCGGCGATGCACGACGCCCTGGACCGGGGTCCGGACCCGATCGCGACGCTCCAGCAGTTCGTGACCGGGCTGAGCCCCGAGGAGGAGCGGGCGCTGCGCCAACTGCTCGCCGGAGGCGACGCATGAGGTTCGACGTGTACAGCCCGCTGGTGCTGTCCCTGCTGCTGTCGGCACTCGGGCCGGTGATCGCCCGCCGCGTCGCTCCGGCGCTCGCCGTGCGCGTGCTGACCTCGGCGGCCGTGCTGACCGCCGCGGCCACCACCTGGTCGCTGATCCTGCTGGCCACCGCGTTGCTCGGGGACGCGCCGCCGGTGCTCCGCGAGGCCCGGGAGAACGGGCGTACGGTCACGGATCCGGTGCCCGAGGTGATCGGGCTGGCGGCCTGTCTGGCACTGGCGGCGATCGCCCTGCGGGTGTACCGGGCCGTACGAACCGAGCGGTGCACCCGGCGGACGCTGCGCCGGCTGTGCGCAGGGCACCCGGCGGACAGCGAACTGATCGTCGCCGCCTCCGACGTGCCGCAGGCGTTCGCGATCCCGGGCCGGCCGGGCCGGATCCTGGTCACCTCGGCGATGCTGAGCGCCCTCGATCCCGCCGAGCGGCGGGTGCTCCTCGCGCACGAGCGCGCCCATCTCGCCCACCGGCACGGCCCGTTGGTCACGGCGGCGACGCTCGCCGCGGCGGCCGACCCGCTGCTCGGACCGGTGCGTACGGCCGTCGGCTTCCTCGTGGAGCGGTGGGCCGACGAGCAGGCGGCGACCACGGTCGGCGACCGGCGCACCGCCGCCCGGGCACTGGCCCGGGCCGCCCTCACCGCCGGCCGGGCCCGCACCGCCTGCGCGCTGCACTTCACCGACCGTACCGTCACCCGCCGGATCGCAGCCCTGCAGACGACCCCGCCACCGCAACTGTGGCCGGCCGCGGCGGCGGTCCTCCTCCTCGGCGCACTGCCCACGTTGCTCGCGGCGGACGCGACGAGCGACCTGCTGGGGCAGCTGTCGGGCGTGCCCCACTGAGAAGCCGACGGCACCACCTGCGTACCAGCACCTACAACGCGGCTTTCGTCAGCCGCCGTTCGGTGGCCGATGCAGGGGCTGCTCGGGGTCGGGCCGGGGGACGACAGGCGGTACGGCCCGCACGGCCGGCTCCTCGGTGCTCACCGTCAGCGGTTCCCCGTGATGACGCAGGGTCAGCGGCGGCCCGTCCAGCAGCGCGTACGTCGCCTTGTCCGCGCCGATGTCCACGCGCAGCCGCCGCCCGCGGAACGCGACGGTGAAGGCGAGCCGGCTCAGCCGCTCGGGCAGGCGGGGCGCGAACCGCAGCCGTTCGCCGTCGCGGCGCATCCCGCCGAAGCCCGCCACCAGCGCCATCCAGGTGCCGGCCAGGGAGGCGATGTGCAGTCCGTCGCGGGTGTTGTGCTCCAGGTCCTGCAGATCCATCAGGGCCGCCTCGGTGGTGTAGGCGTAGGCGAGGTCCGGATGGCCCGCCTGGGCGGCGACGACGGCCTGGCAGCAGGCCGACAGGGAGGAGTCCCGGACGGTCAGCGGCTCGTAGTAGGCGAAGTTCCGGGCGACCTGCTCCTCATCGTGCTCCGCGTCGAACCAGTCGCCGCAGGTGTACATGGCCAGCACCAGGTCGGCCTGCTTGATCACCTGCTTGCGGTAGAGGTCGAAGTAGGGGAAGTGCAACAGCAGGGGGTACTGGTCGGCGCGGGTGGCGGCGAAGTCCCAGCGCTGGTACCGGGTGAATCCGGCGTGCTGCTCGTGGACGCCGAGCTCGGCGTTGTAGGGGACGTGCATGGCCTCGGCGGCGTCCCGCCAGGCCGCGCTCTCCTCCTCGTCCACGCCGAGCCGGGCCGCCTCGCGCGGATGGCGTGCGACGGCGTCGGCCGCGGCGAGCAGGTTCTGCCGGGCCATGAGGTTGGTGTACGTGTTGTCGTCGGCGACCGCGCTGTACTCGTCGGGGCCGGTGACGCCGTCGATGTGGAAGACGCCGCGGGAGTCGTGGTGGCCGAGCGAGCGCCACAGCCGGGCCGTCTCCACCAGCAGTTCCACACCGGCCTCGCGTTCGAAGACGGTGTCCTCGGTGGCTTCGACGTACCGGACCACCGCGTCGGCGATGCCGGCGTTCACATGGAAGGCGGCGGTGCCGGCCGGCCAGTACGCCGAGCCTTCCGGTCCCGCGATGGTCCGCCAGGGGAACGCGGCGCCGGCGAGCCCGAGTTGGGCCGCGCGCTCGCGGGCCTCGTCCAGCGTGTTGTACCGCCAGCGCAGCGCCTCGGCGACGGCTCCGGGGGCGGTGTAGGTGAGCACGGGCAGCACGAACATCTCGGTGTCCCAGAAGGCGTGCCCGTCGTAGCCGGAGCCGGTCAGGCCCTTCGCCGGAATCGCGCGCTGCTCGGCGCGGCTGCCGGCCTGCAGGACGTGGAACAGGGCGAAGCGGACCGCCTGCTGGACCTCCTCGTCGCCCTCCACCTCGACGTCGGCGCGGGCCCAGAAGTCGTCCAGGCAGGTCCGCTGGTCGGCCAGCAGGCCCTGCCAGCCGTCGTGCGCGGCGGCGGCCAGTGCGGCGTCGACCTGGTCGGCCATCGCGGGCAGCGAGCGGGTGCCGGACCAGCCGTGGGCGACCAGCTTCTCCACCCGCAGCGTCTGTCCGGGCTCCAGTACGGAGGTGACGGTCAGCCGGGCCACGTCGCTGCCGCTCTCGCTGCGGGTCGTCGTACGCTCCGGGCCGCTGACGACGTGGTCGGCGGCCACGGCCACCCTGAGGCCGCTGCGCCGGGTGCGGTGCACCAGCCGTAGCCGGCTGCCGGAGGCGAAGTGGTCCTCCTGCTCCAGCGGCGACTGCAGCGCCATGGCGGCGCGCGGGTCGCCGTTCGGCTCCGGCAGGGTCTCGCCCGCGACCAGCTCGGACTGGATCACCACCCGGCTGCGGCAGCCGACGGCCTCCACCTCGTACGCCACCGCGGCGACCGCGCGCTGGGTCAGCGACACCAGCCGGGTCGAGCGCACCCGGACCGTGGAGCCCGCCGGGGAGGTCCACTCGCAGGTCCGCTCCAGGACCCCGCGGCGCAGGTCCAGGACCCGCTCATGGGCGACGAGCCGGCCGTAGCGCAGGTCGAACGGCTCGTCGTCCACGAGCAGCCGGAGCACCTTGCCGTTGGTGACGTTGATGACCGTCTGGCCCGACTCCGGGTAGCCGTAGCCCGCCTCCGCGTACGGCAGCGGGTGCACCTCGTGCACGCCGTTGAGGTAGCTGCCGGGCAATCCGTGCGGTTCGCCCTCGTCGAGGTTGCCGCGCCAGCCGACGTGCCCGTTGGACAGCGCGAACACCGACTCGCTCTGGGCGAGGACGCCGAGATCGAGGGCGGTCTCCCGTATGGTCCACGGCTCCACGCTGTACGACCGGTCGCTGATCACTGCTTGCCTCCCAGCTCGGCGAGGTCCCGCACCACGATGGTGGCGCCGTGCGCGTACAGCGCGTCGCTCTGGCCCACGCGGTCCACCCCGACCACGTACCCGAAGCCGCCGGCGCGGCCCGCGTCCATGCCGGCCAGCGCGTCCTCGAAGACGGCGGCCCGGGAGGGTTCGACGCCCAGATCGTGGGCGGCGGCGAGGAAGGTGTCGGGGTGCGGCTTGCCCGGCAGCCGCCGTGCGGCGGCGACCACACCGTCGATCCGTACGTCGAAGAGGTGCTCGGCGCCGACCGAGCGCAGCACGTCCTGGCAGTTGGCGCTGGAGGAGACGATCGCGGTGCGCAGCCCCTCGGCGCGGACCGCCTCCAGATAGCGCAGGGTGCCCTCGTAGGCCTCCACACCGCCGGTGTGGATCTTCGCCAGGAGCAGGGCGTTCTTGCGGTTGCCGAGGCCGTGCACGGTGTGGGCGTCCGGCGGGTCCTCGGGGGTGCCCTCGGGCAGCTGGATACCGCGCGAGTCGAGGAAGGCGCGGACGCCGTCGGCGCGCGGGCGGCCGTCGACGTACTCGTCGTACTCGGCGACGGCGTCGAACGGCCGCGCCTGTTCCCCCTCGTAGTCCCGCAGGAACGCGTCGAACGCCTCCTTCCAGGCGGCCGCGTGCACGACGGCCGTCTTGGTGACGACCCCGTCGAGGTCGAACAGACAGGCCTGGATTCCGTCGGGCAGACCGAGCTGAGTCATACCCAGCACTGTTCCCCATGGGGCGCCGTCCAGTGAGTGGCACACGCCACACACCGCGCGAACTCCTGGTGGCACACTCTGCTGTGTGCCACTGACCTTCACCGACCTTCTCGATCGTGCCCGTGGCCTCGTCCGGGACGGCCGGCGTGCCGTGCTCGGGATCGCGGGCAGCCCCGGCGCGGGCAAGACGACGCTCGCCGAGCAGTTGGTCCGGGCCCTGAACGCCGACGGGCCGCCCTGGGTCGCGCACGTTCCCATGGACGGCTTCCACCTGGCCGACGTCGAACTCGACCGGCTGGGCCGTCGGTCCCGCAAGGGCGCGCCGGACACCTTCGACGCGGCCGGCTATGCGGCACTGCTGCGGCGGCTCCGCGAGGACACCGAGGACGTGGTCTACGCCCCCGGCTTCGAGCGGGTGCTGGAGCAGCCCCTTGCCGGCGTGATCCCGGTACCACCGGCCGCCCGGCTCGTGGTCACCGAGGGCAACTACCTTCTGCTGGCGGAGGGTTCGTGGGCGCGGGTGCGGGCGTGCCTGGACGAGGTCTGGTTCTGCGAGACGTGCGAGGACGAACGGGTCCGCCGGCTGATCGCCCGGCACGAGGAGTTCGGGAAGGATCACGAGGCGGCCGTGGCCTGGGTCCTGGGCACGGACCAGCACAACGCCGAACTGATCGCGACGACCCGGGGGCGGGCGGACCTGGTCGTGGACTGCGGGGTCCCGGAAATCCGGTCGACGGTGCACGGGGACGACTGACTACCCTGCGTTCTCATGGGGTTGGACATCACCGTGCTCGCGCTCGACTGGGAGCGACTGGAGCGGACGCCGGCGGCCGAGCGGCAGGACGCGCTGTACGAGGCGGCGTGTCCCGACATCGACTGGGACGCGCAGCCCGAGACGGGCTGGGTGCGGCCCGCCTCGCCGGAGGTCCCCTGGGCCGACCGGTACGAGTTCCACAGCACCTTGGGCTCGTACAAGCCGCACTTCTGGGCCGGTGAATCCTGGGACGACGTAAGGCAGTTCGCCGCTCCGGCGCTCGCCCGAGCCCTGGACGCCTTCCTGGCCCGCCTGGGGGTGTGGGACGACGGCACGGACGAGGACGACGACGCTGCGGACCCCGGCCTGTTCCCCGCGGACCCGGCGCCCTGGCGGCCGAAGCTGCTGCTCGTCTGCCCGCCCGCGACCGTGTCCGAGCCGGCCGCCCACTGGTCCGAGGCCGAACCGCTGCTGGACGGCCTGCGCGAGGAGTACGACACGCACGCCGCCGCACCCGGCCGGTGGATCGGGAACTTCGACGAGTTCGCGGTGCTGCTGCGGGAGTGGGCCGTGGTGGTGCGTGCGGCCGAGCAGCGCGGCTGGGGGCTGCTCGGCCTGCCCATCTGAACGGTGGGGCGTTCAGCGGCTCAGGGTCAGCCGGGGTTCGCCGTGCGCGTCCCCGGGCGGATCACCGACCACCGCCGTGAACGCCTCGGTGTGTACCGTCAGCCCCTGATCGTCGTGATCAAAAGTGGGCGCGAAGTCCCCGCCGGGACCGTACCGTACGGCGAACACGTGCAGCCCGTCCGGCGCGCCCGGTGCCGGATCGGCCTCCAGGGCGCTGGAGGAGACCAGGTGCCGCCAGCCCTCGTCGGGGTTGCCGTAGCCGCGCGGGTCGGCGGCGAGGGTGAACGCGGCCTGTTCCTGGGTGAGTTCGGCGCGAGCGTCGAAGTGGTCGGGGCCGGCCTGCGTGGGGTGGGTGAGGCGCAGGCCGCCCGCCGAGGTGACCTCGCCCTCGGCACTGCGGCGCACCTGGTCGCCGTCGTCGGCGGCGTACGGCAGTCCGGACAGCAGGTACGGCGCCCCGTCGAGCCGTTCCACGGCGACCGTGACCCACAGGCGCGTCCCGTCGGTGACGTACAGCGAGCGCACATGGCGCAGGACGTGGTCGCGGCCGACGACCGGCTTGGTCACCAGCTTCGCCGCGAGCCCGTCGGCACGGACGTCCGCGACCCGGACCTCTCCCATCGGGCGGCACAGCAGGAAGCCGTCGGTGACCGGGCCGAATCCGTGCTGGCGGCGCACGGCGGCAGGCAGGTGGTAAGTGCCGCCCGCCTCGACCAGGGAGGGGGTCATCCGGCTGTCGAAGGCCACCGAGACCGTGCCGGCGCGCAGCTGGTGCCGGGCCGGCCGGGCCGACGGGGTGCGATGCCAGCGGGTGGTGTCCTGGATCTGCCAGACCAGCATGAACGCGAAGTGCCCGTCGATCCCGCCGTCTTGCCTGACGGCGTGCCGGCCCCAGCGGGTGTCGCCCCGGTAGCGGCCGAGGTCGGAGCCGATGCGGGCGCTGAAGTAGCGCAGGCCCAGGACGGATTCGAAGCCGGAGTGCTGTTCGCTGTAGCGGGGGCCGCCGTTGTCGTAGCCGCCGCAGGTCAGGCGGGCGTCGAGGTAGCGGGCGAGGGTGTCGCCGTCCTCGGCGAACATCTCCTCGCCGCTGATCCGGTGGGCCTGGGCCAGGAAGGACAGGGAGATCGGGCCGTAGTTGTTGTCGTAGGCGCCGCCGTGCTCGGGCGGCAGCAGGGCACCCCGGTCACGGACCCGGTGGGCGCGGATCTCCTCGGCGTACAGGGCGAGGGCACGGGAGCGGACCGGGTCGCTCTCGTCCGGGGGCACGTGGCGGGCCAGCATCAGGCCGCCGACCACGCAGCCGATGGCCTGGTTGCCCGCCTGCTGCGGGTTGAAGAAGGTGGCCTCGGTGAGCCAGCGCCAGTAGCCGCGCGCCAACTTCCGTAGTTCCGTGCGTTGTTCGTCGTCCAGGAGGCCGTCGGCCGCGTCGAGGACGTTGACCGTCTGGAGCAGCGCCCAGACGGTGCTGGGCCAGTCGCCGATCGGATGGGCGCCTGCGGCGAGTACGTAACGGGCATACGGCAGGCCCGAGTTGACCGCCCTGAGGTTCGGGTAGCCGGGGTTGTCCTCGGTGTACACGCGCTCGCGCAGGTGGAAGGCGAGGCTGTGGCGGACCGCCTCCGGGAGCCGGGGGTCCTTTCCGCGCTGCCAGGCGAGAGCCAGCAGGGAGGTGATGCCGAGGGAGGTGTCGCCGATGTCGTCGTGGGCATCGGGGTGTTCGAGGCTGCCCTCGGGGGTGATGCGGGCGAGGGCCTGCTCGGTGACGTCGGCGAGGACCGCGTCGTACGCCTGCGGGGTGTCCGGCAGATCGTGCAGCGGACCGCACTGGTAGGGCAGATGCACGCTGGTCAGCCCTTCATTCCGGTGGTCGCCAGGCCTTCCACCAGTCTCTTCTGGAAGACCAGGAAGCAGATGAGCGTCGGGGCGAGGGCGAGTGTCGACATGGCGAACATCGCCCCGTAGGAGGAGCCGCTGGTCTTGTCCAGGAAGAGGGTGAGGCCGAGGGGGACGGTGAAGCGGGCGTTCTGCTGGAGGTAGACGAGCTGGCTGAGGAAGTCGTCGTAGGTCCAGATGAAGGTGAAGATGGTGGTGGTGACGAGGGCGGGCTTCATCAACGGCAGGATGATCCTGACGTAGATCTGGAGCGGGTTGGCGCCGTCCATCATCGCGGCCTGGTCCAGCTCGCGCGGGATGGAGCGGATGAACTGCACCATCAGGAAGATGAAGAAGGCGTCCGTGGCGAGGAACTTCGGCACGATCAGCGGCAGGAAGGTGTTGATCCAGGTCAGGTTGTAGAAGATCGTGTACTGCGGGATCAGCGTGGCCTGCAGGGGCAGCATGAGCGTGCCGAGCATCAGGCCGAACCAGATCTTCTTGCCCCGGAACTCGAAGCGTGCGAAGGCATAGGCGGCCAGCGAGCACGAGATGACGTTTCCGATTACCGCGCCGATCGTGACGATCAGCGAGTTGGTGATGTAGAGCGAGAAGGAGTTTCCGGAGCCGCTCCAGCCCTCGGAGTAGTTCCGCGGGTGCAGTTCGTTCGGGATCAGGCCGGGGTGCGTGAAGATCTCGGTGTCCGGCTTGAGGGAGCTGCTGAGCATCCACAGCAGCGGGTAGAGCATGACGAGCGCGACGCCGATCAGCAGGGTGTGCAGGAGGATGCGGCGGGGGCCGGGGAGCGAACGGACCGAACCGAGCGAACGGAGCTTCTGGAGCGGCGAAGCGCTCGGCGTGATGGCGGACATGATCGGCATGATCGGACGGACTCCTCGCTCAGTCGTCGTAGTGGACCCAATAACGGCTGGCGACGAAATTGACCGCCGTGAAACCCGCGATGACCAGGAAGAGCACCCAGGCGAGCGCCGAGGCGTAGCCCATCTGGAGGTCGGTGAAGCCCTTCTTGTAGAGGTAGAGGGAGTACAGCATGGTCGAATCGAGCGGTCCGCCGGTGCCGTTGCTCACGACGTAGGCGGGGGTGAACGTCTTGAACCCGTCGATGATCTGCAGGACCAGGTTGAAGAAGACGATCGGGGTGAGCAGCGGGAGGGTGATCCGGAAGAACCGGGTGAGCGTTCCGGCGCCGTCGATCGCGGCGGCCTCGTACACGTCCTTGGGCAGCTGCTTCAGTCCGGCCAGGAAGATGACCATCGGCGTGCCGAACTGCCAGACGGCGAGCAGGATGAGCGTGTAGATCGAGGTGTCCGGACTCGAAATCCAGTCCTGGCCCTTGATCCCGAACCAGCCGAGGAAGTCGTTGAACAGCCCGTCCCCGCCGAACACCTGCCGCCAGACGATCGCGACGGCTACCGCCCCGCCGAGCAGCGAGGGCAGATAGAAGGCGGCCCGGTAAACGCCGATCCCCTTCAGCGGCCGGTTGAGCAGCAGGGCCACACCGAGCGCGAGCGCCAGTTTCAGCGGGACGGAGACGGCGACGTACAGCAGGGTCGCGTGCACCGAGTCCCAGAAGACCGGGTCGTCGGAGAACATGTGCGTGTAGTTCCGGGCGCCGATCCACCGCGCGGGCGTCAGCAGGTCGAAGTCCGTGAAGGACAGGTACAGCGAGTCCAGCATCGGGTAGATCGTCAGCCCGAACAGGCCGGCGAACCAGGGGGCCAGGAAGACGTACGGCCACCATCCCCCGCCGCGCCGTCTGGCGGCACGGCGGCGCAGACGCTCGCGCTCGCGCCGGTCGGCGGGGCCGGCGGGCTTCGCCGGGGCCGCCGGCTCCTCCCCCACGGCCGCGTCGCTCCTGGCAGTGGTCATGCTCATCGTCTCCCTGGCCCTCTCCGGGTGCCGGACTGTGCTGGGGCGGGCGGTCAGCCCGCGAGGATGTTCTGCGCCTGGTCGAAGAACTCGCTCAGCTGCGCCTTGATGGTCTTCTTGCCGAAGGCGACCGCCAGGTTGGACTGGAACAGCAGGTCCCAGATCCGGTTCGCGCCCTGGGGCGGGGGCACGGGTGCGGGCAGCGCGTCGCTCGCCTTCGTGACCCGCCGGGAGAGGTAGTCGGC contains:
- a CDS encoding BlaI/MecI/CopY family transcriptional regulator; its protein translation is MAGTGSRGRAERRSAGELESEVLAALWATERPLTPAEIQAEIDGGLAYNTVHTILKRLYDKGLVLRDADGRRGAYRPAKNAAELTAAAMHDALDRGPDPIATLQQFVTGLSPEEERALRQLLAGGDA
- a CDS encoding nucleoside/nucleotide kinase family protein encodes the protein MPLTFTDLLDRARGLVRDGRRAVLGIAGSPGAGKTTLAEQLVRALNADGPPWVAHVPMDGFHLADVELDRLGRRSRKGAPDTFDAAGYAALLRRLREDTEDVVYAPGFERVLEQPLAGVIPVPPAARLVVTEGNYLLLAEGSWARVRACLDEVWFCETCEDERVRRLIARHEEFGKDHEAAVAWVLGTDQHNAELIATTRGRADLVVDCGVPEIRSTVHGDD
- a CDS encoding carbohydrate ABC transporter permease; amino-acid sequence: MSAITPSASPLQKLRSLGSVRSLPGPRRILLHTLLIGVALVMLYPLLWMLSSSLKPDTEIFTHPGLIPNELHPRNYSEGWSGSGNSFSLYITNSLIVTIGAVIGNVISCSLAAYAFARFEFRGKKIWFGLMLGTLMLPLQATLIPQYTIFYNLTWINTFLPLIVPKFLATDAFFIFLMVQFIRSIPRELDQAAMMDGANPLQIYVRIILPLMKPALVTTTIFTFIWTYDDFLSQLVYLQQNARFTVPLGLTLFLDKTSGSSYGAMFAMSTLALAPTLICFLVFQKRLVEGLATTGMKG
- a CDS encoding carbohydrate ABC transporter permease; translated protein: MTTARSDAAVGEEPAAPAKPAGPADRRERERLRRRAARRRGGGWWPYVFLAPWFAGLFGLTIYPMLDSLYLSFTDFDLLTPARWIGARNYTHMFSDDPVFWDSVHATLLYVAVSVPLKLALALGVALLLNRPLKGIGVYRAAFYLPSLLGGAVAVAIVWRQVFGGDGLFNDFLGWFGIKGQDWISSPDTSIYTLILLAVWQFGTPMVIFLAGLKQLPKDVYEAAAIDGAGTLTRFFRITLPLLTPIVFFNLVLQIIDGFKTFTPAYVVSNGTGGPLDSTMLYSLYLYKKGFTDLQMGYASALAWVLFLVIAGFTAVNFVASRYWVHYDD
- a CDS encoding M48 family metalloprotease; the encoded protein is MRFDVYSPLVLSLLLSALGPVIARRVAPALAVRVLTSAAVLTAAATTWSLILLATALLGDAPPVLREARENGRTVTDPVPEVIGLAACLALAAIALRVYRAVRTERCTRRTLRRLCAGHPADSELIVAASDVPQAFAIPGRPGRILVTSAMLSALDPAERRVLLAHERAHLAHRHGPLVTAATLAAAADPLLGPVRTAVGFLVERWADEQAATTVGDRRTAARALARAALTAGRARTACALHFTDRTVTRRIAALQTTPPPQLWPAAAAVLLLGALPTLLAADATSDLLGQLSGVPH
- a CDS encoding beta-phosphoglucomutase family hydrolase, giving the protein MTQLGLPDGIQACLFDLDGVVTKTAVVHAAAWKEAFDAFLRDYEGEQARPFDAVAEYDEYVDGRPRADGVRAFLDSRGIQLPEGTPEDPPDAHTVHGLGNRKNALLLAKIHTGGVEAYEGTLRYLEAVRAEGLRTAIVSSSANCQDVLRSVGAEHLFDVRIDGVVAAARRLPGKPHPDTFLAAAHDLGVEPSRAAVFEDALAGMDAGRAGGFGYVVGVDRVGQSDALYAHGATIVVRDLAELGGKQ
- a CDS encoding glycoside hydrolase family 65 protein, which encodes MISDRSYSVEPWTIRETALDLGVLAQSESVFALSNGHVGWRGNLDEGEPHGLPGSYLNGVHEVHPLPYAEAGYGYPESGQTVINVTNGKVLRLLVDDEPFDLRYGRLVAHERVLDLRRGVLERTCEWTSPAGSTVRVRSTRLVSLTQRAVAAVAYEVEAVGCRSRVVIQSELVAGETLPEPNGDPRAAMALQSPLEQEDHFASGSRLRLVHRTRRSGLRVAVAADHVVSGPERTTTRSESGSDVARLTVTSVLEPGQTLRVEKLVAHGWSGTRSLPAMADQVDAALAAAAHDGWQGLLADQRTCLDDFWARADVEVEGDEEVQQAVRFALFHVLQAGSRAEQRAIPAKGLTGSGYDGHAFWDTEMFVLPVLTYTAPGAVAEALRWRYNTLDEARERAAQLGLAGAAFPWRTIAGPEGSAYWPAGTAAFHVNAGIADAVVRYVEATEDTVFEREAGVELLVETARLWRSLGHHDSRGVFHIDGVTGPDEYSAVADDNTYTNLMARQNLLAAADAVARHPREAARLGVDEEESAAWRDAAEAMHVPYNAELGVHEQHAGFTRYQRWDFAATRADQYPLLLHFPYFDLYRKQVIKQADLVLAMYTCGDWFDAEHDEEQVARNFAYYEPLTVRDSSLSACCQAVVAAQAGHPDLAYAYTTEAALMDLQDLEHNTRDGLHIASLAGTWMALVAGFGGMRRDGERLRFAPRLPERLSRLAFTVAFRGRRLRVDIGADKATYALLDGPPLTLRHHGEPLTVSTEEPAVRAVPPVVPRPDPEQPLHRPPNGG